From one Streptomyces sp. N50 genomic stretch:
- a CDS encoding roadblock/LC7 domain-containing protein — translation MAQNQGLSWLLDDLTERVEHVRHALVLSNDGLVTGASTGLRREDAEHLAAVSSGLHSLAKGSGRHFGAGGVRQTMIEFDDAVLFVTAAGSGSCLCVLSGADADIGQIAYEMTLLVNRVGEHLGVDARQPERTPVTEL, via the coding sequence ATGGCACAGAACCAGGGACTGAGCTGGCTGCTGGACGATCTGACCGAGCGCGTCGAGCACGTACGCCACGCCCTGGTCCTGTCCAACGACGGACTGGTGACGGGCGCGAGCACGGGCCTGCGCCGCGAGGACGCCGAACACCTCGCCGCCGTCTCGTCCGGACTGCACAGCCTGGCCAAGGGCTCGGGACGCCACTTCGGCGCGGGCGGCGTGCGACAGACGATGATCGAGTTCGACGACGCCGTCCTGTTCGTCACCGCCGCGGGGAGCGGCAGCTGTCTGTGCGTCCTCAGCGGCGCGGACGCGGACATCGGCCAGATCGCCTACGAGATGACCCTCCTCGTCAACCGCGTCGGCGAACACCTCGGCGTGGACGCCCGACAGCCCGAGCGGACCCCGGTCACAGAGCTCTGA